In Cryptosporangium minutisporangium, a single window of DNA contains:
- a CDS encoding putative RNA methyltransferase, whose product MLVDVVDRLRCPHCAARTGDDVGLALDGRTLGCPAGHSFDVAKQGYVSLLTGQAPTVPGDTGAMVAAREAFLAGGHFADLTAALATHAAQFAADSPSAPEERTDLLSGADGGTRGAAGCVVDLGAGTGHHLAGVLDAVPGWVGVAADISGYALRRAARAHPRAGAVRCDAWRPLPLRTGAADVVLIVFAPRNGAELHRVLRPGGVVVVAAPTDRHLRELATAVGAVSVDPRKTDRLDAALGPYLTATGAQTHETTLRLSHAEAVTAVAMGPAAWHVDPATLEARVATLAEPVEVTVSVTLSVYRRTA is encoded by the coding sequence GTGCTGGTGGACGTCGTCGACCGGCTCCGCTGCCCGCACTGCGCCGCGCGCACGGGTGACGACGTCGGTCTCGCGCTCGACGGACGGACCCTGGGCTGCCCCGCCGGGCACAGCTTCGACGTGGCGAAACAGGGATACGTCAGCCTCCTCACCGGCCAGGCGCCCACGGTGCCGGGTGACACGGGCGCGATGGTCGCGGCCCGGGAGGCGTTCCTCGCGGGCGGCCACTTCGCCGATCTCACCGCCGCGCTAGCCACCCACGCCGCCCAGTTCGCCGCCGACTCCCCGTCGGCCCCCGAGGAGCGGACCGACTTGCTGTCGGGCGCCGACGGCGGGACCCGCGGCGCGGCGGGGTGTGTCGTCGACCTCGGCGCCGGGACCGGGCACCACCTCGCCGGGGTCCTGGACGCGGTGCCCGGCTGGGTCGGCGTCGCCGCGGACATCTCCGGCTACGCACTGCGCCGAGCGGCCCGCGCGCACCCTCGGGCCGGTGCGGTCCGGTGCGATGCCTGGCGTCCGCTGCCGCTGCGGACCGGCGCGGCCGACGTCGTCCTCATTGTTTTTGCTCCGCGCAACGGCGCGGAACTGCACCGCGTGCTGCGCCCCGGCGGGGTCGTGGTCGTGGCCGCGCCGACCGACCGGCACCTGCGGGAGCTCGCGACCGCGGTGGGAGCCGTCTCGGTCGATCCGCGGAAGACCGACCGCCTCGACGCCGCGCTCGGGCCGTACCTGACGGCGACCGGCGCGCAGACCCACGAGACCACCCTGCGGTTGAGCCACGCGGAGGCGGTGACCGCGGTCGCGATGGGTCCGGCGGCCTGGCACGTCGACCCGGCAACCCTGGAAGCCCGGGTCGCGACGCTCGCCGAGCCGGTCGAGGTCACCGTGTCGGTCACCCTCAGCGTCTACCGGAGGACGGCGTGA
- a CDS encoding IPT/TIG domain-containing protein, protein MWRIFLMVYRYGNVRFVPRPAVPIGPLARLDTHLSHRLRAPASLRQDFASMTIQRPSTTKWTARVGIVAAVTATTLVATANPSQAAPITVSPASGAGGTYINLNTTTANTFSPTRPDAPEAVQFQTAACNTALTTTPTPGRIMPDVATAGTTTVTETGAGAFVNGDVGKVINGTGIPSGATITAVDAVAGTATISAAATGTASGLNVSIGVAAGPYPAQSVRYITPTRLVVQVPPLPAVAAGTRWYVCVYSVASGASTVIANTTAAAFTSYPVANVTAVEPNSGPSAGGNTFTIEGTGFGASTTANTVTIGGVAARVTAATASLITAVAPPGLGADRPIVVTTPAGQATFTTPTEAEYDYLDALSVTPQTAPATAAATLVITGSGFSGYNWSGVTPLNVGTNDFTMDNSPHIILSIGGLFSPTADQPAFGAAAAECINAVALSDTELICTLDPTVAGAANHTNGAAVRPGAYQVQLIDDTTPDADVADAEDRVSVVTSGSTFTIAPY, encoded by the coding sequence ATGTGGCGAATCTTCCTGATGGTGTATAGGTACGGTAATGTCCGATTCGTTCCGCGACCGGCGGTGCCGATCGGACCGCTGGCTCGTCTCGACACACATCTTTCGCATCGGCTACGGGCCCCTGCGTCACTACGACAGGACTTCGCCTCAATGACGATTCAAAGACCATCCACCACCAAGTGGACCGCGCGCGTCGGCATCGTGGCTGCGGTCACCGCCACGACCCTGGTGGCCACCGCTAACCCCAGCCAGGCGGCACCGATTACCGTGAGCCCGGCTAGCGGTGCCGGCGGTACGTACATCAACCTCAATACGACGACCGCCAACACGTTCAGTCCTACCAGGCCGGATGCTCCGGAGGCGGTTCAGTTCCAGACTGCTGCGTGCAACACGGCGTTGACCACCACTCCGACTCCCGGCCGAATCATGCCGGACGTGGCTACCGCGGGCACGACCACGGTCACCGAGACCGGCGCCGGGGCCTTCGTCAACGGTGACGTCGGAAAGGTCATCAACGGCACGGGGATCCCGTCGGGTGCGACCATCACTGCGGTTGATGCCGTCGCCGGTACGGCGACGATCAGCGCGGCCGCGACCGGGACTGCCTCTGGGCTGAACGTGTCCATCGGTGTCGCAGCCGGCCCGTACCCGGCTCAGTCCGTCCGGTACATCACTCCGACCCGGCTGGTAGTTCAGGTGCCCCCGCTCCCCGCCGTGGCCGCGGGTACTCGCTGGTACGTCTGCGTCTATAGCGTGGCCAGCGGCGCCTCGACCGTGATCGCGAACACGACTGCCGCTGCGTTCACCTCGTATCCGGTGGCGAACGTCACCGCCGTGGAGCCCAACAGCGGCCCCTCTGCGGGTGGCAACACGTTCACGATCGAGGGCACCGGCTTCGGCGCATCGACGACCGCCAATACGGTGACGATCGGCGGCGTCGCCGCCCGGGTCACCGCCGCTACGGCATCATTGATCACCGCGGTCGCGCCGCCGGGACTCGGCGCCGACCGACCTATTGTGGTCACGACCCCAGCCGGACAGGCAACGTTCACGACTCCCACCGAAGCCGAGTACGACTATCTCGACGCATTGTCGGTGACTCCGCAAACCGCACCGGCCACTGCCGCCGCGACACTGGTGATCACAGGCTCCGGCTTCAGCGGCTACAACTGGAGCGGCGTGACCCCGCTCAATGTGGGTACCAACGACTTCACGATGGACAACAGCCCACACATCATTCTGTCGATCGGTGGTCTCTTCAGCCCGACCGCCGATCAGCCGGCCTTCGGCGCCGCAGCGGCGGAGTGCATCAACGCGGTGGCTCTGTCCGACACCGAGCTGATCTGCACGTTGGACCCGACGGTCGCAGGTGCAGCGAACCACACGAACGGGGCTGCGGTCCGGCCGGGTGCGTACCAGGTGCAGCTGATCGACGACACGACGCCCGACGCTGACGTCGCCGATGCAGAAGACCGGGTCTCGGTGGTCACCAGCGGCTCGACGTTCACGATCGCGCCGTACTGA
- the tatA gene encoding Sec-independent protein translocase subunit TatA, translating into MGALKPWHIAVLVVVLLLLFGAKRLPDAARGLGRSLRIFKAETKGLMEDDVKGKAEAKHERAPLTDDRGDPADQFGERPNPVVESRVVDSRSETRDQR; encoded by the coding sequence ATGGGTGCTCTGAAGCCCTGGCATATCGCAGTACTCGTCGTCGTGCTGCTCTTGCTGTTCGGGGCGAAGCGTCTGCCCGACGCGGCTCGCGGCCTCGGCCGTTCGCTGCGGATCTTCAAGGCCGAGACCAAAGGCCTCATGGAGGACGACGTCAAGGGCAAGGCCGAGGCCAAGCACGAACGTGCGCCGCTGACCGACGATCGCGGCGATCCGGCAGACCAGTTCGGTGAGCGGCCCAACCCGGTCGTCGAATCCCGGGTGGTCGACTCACGAAGCGAGACCCGCGACCAGCGGTGA
- a CDS encoding WYL domain-containing protein, producing MSGSGTERLARLLALVPYLQARPGALISEVAADHGVSEKQLRDDLQLLFVCGLPGYGPGDLIDMSLDDDTVTLTYHAELDRPLRLTADEALALIVALRALAETPGVDGDAVGRALAKVERAAGEAGRSAKQVAITVGYEDTGIAARVRGALERGRALKIVYYTAGRDATSERVIDPMRLLVVDGRGYLEAWCRRAEAVRMFRLDRIDALEELPEPSVPARGLAGSDGSFRLSDGAVFEPPPDSPLVTLRVGLGSRWVTEYYPCEDVRAEDGGTWLVTLKASDLEWARRLSMGLGEDAEVVGPEELVELVRSEARAALAAYTG from the coding sequence ATGAGCGGCTCCGGAACCGAACGTCTCGCCCGCCTGCTCGCGCTGGTGCCGTATCTGCAGGCCCGGCCCGGTGCGCTGATCTCCGAGGTCGCGGCCGACCACGGCGTCTCGGAGAAGCAGCTGCGCGACGATCTGCAGCTGCTGTTCGTCTGCGGCCTGCCCGGCTACGGACCCGGCGACCTGATCGACATGTCGCTGGACGACGACACCGTGACGCTCACCTATCACGCCGAGCTCGACCGGCCGCTCCGGCTGACCGCGGACGAGGCACTCGCGCTGATCGTCGCGCTGCGGGCACTGGCGGAGACGCCGGGTGTGGACGGCGACGCGGTGGGACGGGCCCTGGCGAAGGTGGAGCGGGCCGCGGGGGAGGCCGGCCGGTCGGCGAAGCAAGTCGCGATCACCGTCGGTTACGAGGACACCGGCATCGCCGCCCGGGTTCGTGGTGCGCTGGAGCGGGGCCGGGCGCTGAAGATCGTCTACTACACCGCGGGTCGCGACGCGACGAGCGAGCGGGTGATCGACCCGATGCGGCTGCTCGTCGTCGATGGGCGGGGCTACCTGGAGGCCTGGTGCCGCCGGGCCGAGGCGGTGCGGATGTTCCGCCTCGACCGGATCGACGCCCTGGAAGAGCTGCCCGAGCCGTCGGTGCCGGCGCGGGGCCTGGCCGGGTCGGACGGCAGCTTCCGGCTGTCGGACGGTGCGGTGTTCGAGCCGCCGCCGGACAGCCCGCTGGTGACGCTGCGCGTCGGACTCGGCAGCCGGTGGGTCACCGAGTACTACCCGTGCGAGGACGTCCGTGCCGAAGACGGCGGTACGTGGCTGGTGACGCTCAAGGCCAGCGACCTGGAGTGGGCTCGTCGGCTGTCCATGGGGCTCGGGGAGGACGCCGAGGTGGTCGGCCCGGAGGAACTCGTCGAACTGGTGCGCTCCGAGGCGCGGGCGGCGTTGGCGGCCTACACCGGCTGA
- a CDS encoding diacylglycerol kinase family protein — protein MSLAVIAHPAAGRGQVGRHLPAVLAALRAADPVVLPASTRADAIAAARAAVEAGAVGVVAVGGDGTAHLALQAVAGTGVPLGLIPLGTGNDLADAVGVPADPVAAAHAVLADLAAARTTVIDAVRVSSAAPLSTAPPHATAPPHADGPWYAAILSVGFDSAVNARANRMQWPRGPRRYDLAILAELARLRTYPLTLELDGTTVEGPALLVAIGNTRSYGGGMRMCPDADPTDGLLDVTVVDPVSRLELIRVKPRLYSGTHVTHPAVRTYRAATIRVDAPGASVFADGEPLVPLPLTLTCVPDAVRLIGAQLSS, from the coding sequence GTGTCTTTGGCGGTAATCGCGCACCCGGCTGCCGGGCGTGGCCAGGTCGGGCGGCACCTGCCCGCAGTGCTGGCCGCGCTTCGTGCGGCCGACCCCGTTGTCCTGCCCGCATCGACCAGAGCCGACGCGATCGCCGCCGCGCGCGCTGCGGTCGAGGCGGGCGCCGTCGGCGTGGTTGCGGTCGGTGGTGACGGCACCGCGCACCTCGCCTTGCAGGCGGTCGCCGGGACCGGTGTCCCGCTCGGCCTGATCCCATTGGGCACCGGCAACGACTTGGCGGACGCCGTAGGAGTGCCGGCCGATCCGGTCGCCGCCGCCCACGCGGTGCTCGCCGATCTCGCGGCCGCGCGAACCACCGTCATCGACGCCGTGCGCGTGTCCAGCGCGGCACCGCTATCGACCGCACCCCCTCACGCGACCGCACCCCCGCACGCGGACGGACCCTGGTACGCCGCGATCCTCTCGGTGGGCTTCGACTCAGCGGTGAACGCCCGGGCCAACCGGATGCAGTGGCCCCGCGGTCCCCGCCGCTACGATCTTGCGATCCTCGCCGAGCTGGCGCGGCTCCGCACGTACCCGCTCACGCTCGAGCTCGACGGGACGACCGTCGAAGGGCCCGCCCTGCTCGTCGCGATCGGCAACACCCGCAGCTACGGCGGCGGCATGCGGATGTGCCCGGACGCCGACCCCACCGACGGTCTGCTCGACGTCACGGTCGTCGACCCGGTGAGCCGATTGGAACTGATCCGGGTCAAGCCCCGCCTGTACTCGGGAACCCACGTCACGCACCCCGCGGTCCGTACCTACCGAGCCGCCACGATCCGGGTGGACGCCCCGGGCGCGAGCGTGTTCGCGGACGGTGAGCCGCTCGTGCCGCTGCCGCTCACGCTGACCTGCGTTCCCGACGCCGTTCGGCTGATCGGCGCGCAACTCTCCAGCTGA
- a CDS encoding sulfite exporter TauE/SafE family protein, giving the protein MVGELRRGGPRLLIVAAGWGAAIGVLGGMIGLGGAEFRLPLLIGVFGFVALQAVILNKAMSLVVVFTALPARLGAVPFDQLAEHWTVVANLLAGSVVGAWLGAAWATRMRSATLYRVLAGLLVLIAVAFAVTHVGEVQALELPPVVRVVAGVAAGAGIGVVAAIMGVAGGELLIPTIVLLFAIDIKTAGSLSLAVSLPTMLVAFARYRRDDSFRVIREQWVFVLVMAAGSITGTVLGGLLLGVVPVPVLVPLLVALLLFSAVRVWRHE; this is encoded by the coding sequence ATCGTCGGGGAGCTCCGCCGGGGTGGCCCACGGTTGCTGATCGTGGCGGCTGGCTGGGGCGCGGCGATCGGTGTGCTGGGCGGCATGATCGGGCTGGGCGGCGCGGAGTTCCGGCTGCCGCTGTTGATCGGCGTGTTCGGGTTCGTGGCGCTGCAAGCGGTGATCCTGAACAAGGCGATGAGCCTGGTCGTGGTGTTCACCGCGCTGCCCGCGCGGCTGGGGGCCGTTCCGTTCGATCAGCTCGCCGAACACTGGACGGTCGTGGCCAACCTGCTCGCCGGGAGTGTCGTGGGCGCGTGGCTGGGAGCCGCGTGGGCGACCCGAATGCGTTCGGCGACGCTGTATCGGGTGCTGGCCGGGTTGCTGGTGCTGATCGCCGTGGCGTTCGCGGTGACGCACGTCGGCGAGGTTCAGGCACTGGAGCTGCCACCGGTCGTCCGGGTCGTGGCCGGGGTGGCCGCCGGGGCTGGGATCGGTGTGGTCGCGGCGATCATGGGAGTGGCCGGGGGCGAGCTGCTGATCCCCACGATCGTGCTGTTGTTCGCGATCGACATCAAGACCGCGGGCAGCCTGTCGTTGGCGGTGTCGTTGCCGACGATGCTGGTGGCGTTCGCCCGCTACCGGCGGGACGACTCCTTCCGGGTCATTCGGGAACAGTGGGTTTTCGTGCTGGTGATGGCCGCAGGGTCGATCACGGGCACCGTGTTGGGCGGGTTGTTGCTGGGGGTGGTGCCGGTACCTGTTCTGGTGCCGCTGCTGGTGGCGTTGCTGCTGTTCTCGGCGGTTCGGGTATGGCGCCACGAGTGA
- a CDS encoding DUF3866 family protein: MIRWRRGQVESVGRGWSGAVELSVTVDGSPMRALAYPAIVGTPEPGDTVLLNTTAVAMGLGTGGYALVVALPDRLPPDPPVVEGPGHMVKARYAPQQVTVLGVDEQDSPHHAVLASDASLDGMPVVVADLHSALPAILAGVRASRPDARVAYVMTDGGALPLWFSRTVATLRSSDLLVGTVTVGQAFGGDLEAVTLHTGLLAARHVLAADVAIVAQGPGNLGTGTPWGFSGVAVGEAVNAVSVLGGRAVGSLRISSGDARERHRGVSHHSLTAYGRVALAPADLPVPMPLPTELAQRVRDQLAELPDRHRVIDVPLDGLDEALRALPVKLSSMGRGLDEDRVYFDAAAVAGRHAAAHL, encoded by the coding sequence GTGATTCGGTGGCGGCGGGGACAGGTGGAATCGGTCGGGCGTGGCTGGTCCGGGGCGGTGGAACTGTCCGTCACCGTGGATGGTTCCCCGATGCGCGCGCTGGCGTATCCAGCGATCGTGGGGACGCCGGAGCCCGGCGACACCGTCCTGTTGAACACGACCGCCGTGGCGATGGGGCTCGGCACCGGCGGCTACGCGCTCGTCGTCGCGCTGCCCGACCGGTTGCCCCCGGACCCTCCGGTGGTCGAGGGCCCCGGGCACATGGTGAAGGCGCGGTACGCGCCTCAGCAGGTGACGGTGCTGGGCGTGGACGAGCAGGACTCGCCGCACCACGCGGTGCTGGCGTCGGACGCTTCCCTCGACGGCATGCCGGTCGTGGTGGCCGACCTGCACTCGGCGCTGCCGGCGATCCTGGCCGGGGTGCGGGCTTCCCGGCCTGATGCCCGGGTCGCTTACGTGATGACGGACGGCGGGGCGCTGCCGCTCTGGTTCTCCCGGACGGTGGCGACGCTCCGCTCCTCCGATCTGCTGGTGGGCACGGTGACCGTGGGCCAGGCGTTCGGCGGTGACCTGGAGGCGGTGACGCTGCACACCGGGCTGCTGGCGGCGCGGCACGTGCTCGCGGCCGACGTGGCGATCGTCGCCCAAGGGCCGGGGAATCTCGGCACGGGGACGCCGTGGGGGTTCTCGGGGGTCGCGGTCGGCGAGGCGGTGAACGCCGTTTCCGTACTCGGGGGGCGCGCGGTCGGATCGCTGCGGATCTCCTCGGGCGACGCGCGAGAGCGGCACCGAGGGGTGTCACACCACTCGCTGACCGCGTACGGGCGGGTGGCGCTGGCACCTGCCGACCTGCCGGTGCCGATGCCACTGCCTACTGAGCTGGCCCAGCGGGTGCGGGATCAGCTGGCGGAGTTGCCGGACCGGCATCGGGTGATCGACGTGCCGCTCGACGGGCTCGACGAGGCGCTGCGGGCCCTGCCGGTGAAGCTGTCCTCGATGGGGCGTGGCCTCGACGAAGATCGCGTCTACTTCGACGCCGCCGCGGTCGCCGGCCGCCACGCCGCAGCCCACCTCTGA
- the tatC gene encoding twin-arginine translocase subunit TatC, translated as MTLMEHIRELRDRLFKACLGIVLGLCIGLYFSLPVQRFLTEPYCSRFADGECALNATTPLEPTIVRLKIALYLGLIIASPIWLFQLWAFVAPGLHARERKWSYAFIAFAVPLFVAGAVLAHFVVAKGIEYLLPVDGEYQFTTNIAGYIDFVTGMLMIFGVGFEFPLIVFMLNLAGVASAKRLLGWWRAAVFLTFVFTAIVTPTPDPFGMTALGLAMTALYFAAVGAAFLNERRRARVAARNGLAGLADDEASEIEPVLEPVEASGPVQASGPVQASGPVQASADPAPTRRDDLE; from the coding sequence ATGACGCTCATGGAGCACATCCGTGAGTTGCGTGACCGCCTGTTCAAGGCGTGCCTGGGCATCGTCCTCGGCCTCTGTATCGGCCTGTACTTCTCCCTGCCGGTACAACGGTTCCTGACCGAGCCCTACTGCAGCCGATTCGCCGACGGCGAGTGCGCGCTCAACGCCACGACGCCACTCGAGCCGACGATCGTCCGCTTGAAGATCGCGCTCTACCTGGGCCTGATCATCGCGTCGCCGATCTGGCTGTTCCAGCTGTGGGCGTTCGTCGCTCCCGGGCTGCACGCCCGGGAGCGGAAGTGGTCGTACGCGTTCATCGCGTTCGCCGTGCCGCTGTTCGTCGCAGGCGCCGTGCTCGCGCACTTCGTCGTCGCGAAGGGCATCGAGTACCTGCTCCCGGTCGACGGGGAGTATCAGTTCACGACGAACATCGCCGGTTACATCGATTTCGTGACCGGCATGCTGATGATCTTCGGTGTCGGGTTCGAGTTCCCGCTGATCGTGTTCATGCTGAACCTCGCCGGGGTGGCGAGCGCGAAGCGGCTGCTCGGTTGGTGGCGCGCCGCGGTGTTCCTGACGTTCGTGTTCACCGCGATCGTCACGCCGACCCCCGACCCGTTCGGCATGACCGCGCTCGGCCTGGCGATGACCGCGCTCTACTTCGCCGCGGTCGGTGCCGCGTTCCTCAACGAGCGTCGGCGCGCCCGCGTCGCCGCCCGGAACGGGCTCGCCGGCCTGGCGGACGACGAGGCGTCGGAGATCGAGCCGGTGCTCGAGCCGGTCGAGGCGAGCGGCCCGGTCCAAGCCAGCGGTCCGGTCCAAGCCAGCGGTCCGGTCCAAGCGAGTGCGGACCCCGCGCCGACCCGCCGGGACGACCTCGAGTAA